The Acidovorax sp. RAC01 genomic sequence CGGCTGCAGCCATGTCCACCTGAAAAGACGTCAGCTGGTCGATGGCCGCGTGCACGCGGGGTGCGACGGGCCGGATGCGGGTGAGGTACAGCTCCGATCCGTCGTCGTACTTGCCCCCTACCAGCGCAGCCGACGCAGGAACCAGCCCGTCGGCCAGGTAGGCCGCATTTTCATCGGCAAAAGCCTTCGCCAGCGCCTGCTCCCGGCCGCTCAGCGCTCGGGACATGTAGGTCTCCCAAAGCTGGCGGATGCGCTCGACGTTGGTGGTCAGCGCCGCATGGCTGGCCTGCAGGTTCGCGGTGCCCGGGTCCATGAGCATGTCCATCACCAGTGCGCGGTTTCGCTGGGTGAGTTCGCCCAGCTCGGCAAGCACGCCCATGGGCACGGTGCGGTCGCTGTACAGCGCCTGACTGCGCTCGGCCAGCCGTGTAGCGCCTGAGATGGCCCCCGCAGCCAGCGCCGAAATGAGCAGCAAAAGCAGTGCAAACGCCAGCGCGAGACGGGTACCGATTTTCAGTTTCTGGAGCATGTGACGGTCTTTGTGGGATTTTTGCCAAATGCCGACACGGTATTCGGATGGAATACAGCCGGCGGCTTGCACCACGCTATTTGTTTCTGGTGACAACGCTGTGACGCAGGCCAATGACCTTGGGATGCGAAGGCCCTGTGCCCAGCGCCGTGACCCGCTTGATAAAGTGCCCGCAGGTGGGAATTGCAGGCCGGGTGCCTGTCGCACAAAGCCACACCCATCGATAAAAATCAACAGGCCATTATCCAAAAGACCGATCGAATGAATATCCTCCGCTGCCTTCTCTGGGTTCCCTTGGTGTTTTTGCATATTGCAGCTGCGCACGCCGAAACAGCCACAGGCGCAGGCTCATCCGCAGCCGCACCGATTTATCGCAGCTGGGCCAAGGCTTACTCGCAGGCCATGGGGCATGCAGTGGAATATGAATCCATCGGCTCCAGCGCAGGCATGAAAAAAATCCAGCAGCAGGCCGTGGGCTTTGGCGCCACAGACGTCTACCCGTCCGACAAGGATCTGGCAGAGCACGGGCTGCTTGCCCTGCCGGTGGCCATTACCGGCATTGCGCCCGTGGTGAACCTGCCCCGAATGCAGGGCGCCTCCCTGCGCCTGACGGGCGATGTGCTGAGCCGCATCTTCATGGGCGAAATTACCCGCTGGAATGCAGCCGAAATCGGTGCGCTCAATACCGACATCACGCTGCCCGACCTGCCCATCAAGGTCGTGGTGCGGGCAGATGGCTCGGGAACCACCTATAACTTTGCAGATTATCTCGGCAAGGTCAATGCCAAATGGAAAGCTGCCTATGGCATCAAGAACAGCATTGCATGGCCTGCAGGTTTTCTGGCTTTCAAAGGCAGCGAAGGCGTGGCCAAAGGTGTGCGCGACACCGTGGGCGCCATCGGTTATGTGGATTATGGGTATGTGGCAGAGTACGGCCTTTCACCGGTTCAGATGAAAAATGCCGACGGTGTCTATATCAGGCCATCGATGGATGCATTCCGCTCTGCGCTGTCCAACAGCGAATGGGCCGCATCGGGCAGTTTCAATACCACCTTGACGCAGCGGCCCGGTAAATCGTCCTG encodes the following:
- the pstS gene encoding phosphate ABC transporter substrate-binding protein PstS: MNILRCLLWVPLVFLHIAAAHAETATGAGSSAAAPIYRSWAKAYSQAMGHAVEYESIGSSAGMKKIQQQAVGFGATDVYPSDKDLAEHGLLALPVAITGIAPVVNLPRMQGASLRLTGDVLSRIFMGEITRWNAAEIGALNTDITLPDLPIKVVVRADGSGTTYNFADYLGKVNAKWKAAYGIKNSIAWPAGFLAFKGSEGVAKGVRDTVGAIGYVDYGYVAEYGLSPVQMKNADGVYIRPSMDAFRSALSNSEWAASGSFNTTLTQRPGKSSWPITMGTFVVFPKVARNPEQTASALRFVIWSFLNGDSLVQENNFVRLPDRVQASAFRQITAVRDPQGRALGMGLLSSIHPPSP